The following coding sequences lie in one Oscillatoria salina IIICB1 genomic window:
- a CDS encoding vWA domain-containing protein, protein MKGLNYVDICFVVDTTGSMGSFIQVAQQQLLNAIATLSTDNNINLQVGLVEYRDHPPQDTSFVTRIYPLTDNLHKMQNHIRQLRADGGGDGAEAVYRGVEDACQQMRWRKHSCRFAILVGDAPPHGFAAWMQTNRGVKLGKGSDSWHDGCPSGLDVQLVTATAEDKRVKVYSLSMVRDRLTNEAFNAIATLTGGECVPADNANIVITQIQSILKNEFSNVIFDRQVLQTIQQFGQPDVTEIAQLLDSPRLPVAASIARLGKRGFLEEFVQI, encoded by the coding sequence ATGAAGGGTCTTAATTATGTTGATATTTGTTTTGTTGTCGATACTACAGGTAGTATGGGTAGTTTTATTCAGGTAGCCCAACAACAACTTTTGAATGCGATCGCTACTCTCTCCACTGACAATAATATCAATCTCCAAGTGGGTTTGGTGGAATATCGCGATCATCCACCGCAAGATACTTCTTTTGTTACTCGCATCTATCCTTTGACAGATAATTTACATAAGATGCAAAATCATATTCGCCAGTTGAGGGCGGATGGTGGTGGCGATGGTGCAGAGGCGGTTTACCGGGGTGTGGAGGATGCTTGTCAGCAAATGCGCTGGCGCAAACATAGCTGTCGTTTTGCGATTTTGGTAGGAGATGCGCCGCCTCACGGTTTTGCTGCATGGATGCAAACAAATAGAGGTGTAAAATTAGGTAAAGGTAGCGATTCCTGGCACGATGGTTGTCCGAGTGGTTTAGATGTACAATTGGTCACGGCGACGGCTGAAGATAAGCGGGTGAAGGTGTATAGTTTGTCTATGGTGCGCGATCGCCTGACGAACGAAGCCTTTAACGCGATCGCCACTCTGACTGGTGGTGAATGTGTCCCTGCTGATAATGCTAATATCGTCATTACCCAAATTCAATCAATCCTGAAAAATGAATTTAGCAATGTCATATTCGATCGCCAAGTTTTACAAACAATTCAACAATTTGGACAGCCAGATGTAACCGAAATTGCACAACTTCTCGACAGTCCCAGATTACCAGTTGCAGCTTCCATAGCCCGACTGGGAAAGCGAGGTTTTTTAGAGGAATTCGTACAAATTTGA
- a CDS encoding response regulator, translating to MKSFHPEKFLILVVDDIHQNLIVIGNMLEQAGYETTFATHGEQALGRVASAKPDLILLDFMMPDMNGIEVCQKLKANPQHCEIPVIFLTASNEQEDLVEAFESGAADYICKPFRSSEVLARIKTHLNNRNLQKALEKQKNELEKQIEDRLAAEARLRIVERAIAASSNGIFVTDARRPSQPIIYVNSGFERMTGYTEAEIIGKNLRFLQTIETEKVAQLEQAMQVGKDYDLELQIFHKDGTLFWSELSLSPVYDREGNLTNFIGVQVDITERKFAELELQQAKEAAEAANRAKSAFLANMSHELRTPLNAIIGFAQLLRRDCQLSLKQQENLRTIASSGEHLLNLINDILDLSKIEAGRINLNKTNFNLRQMLEELREMFQLRARQKGLQLKFNLAPNLPVGIDSDRVKLRQVLINLLGNAVKFTQVGEVSLTVESFPARLLENYKQTEKDVAIVCTVRDTGVGIAGDELENLFNPFVQTKSSLNSNEGTGLGLAISRKYVQLLGGDIQVISEEGKGSIFRFQIIVTPVEKERIETKTFSRKVLALAPNQPQTKILVVDDRATNRQLLVQLLSEVGFQVQEAANGEEAIACWQKYSPDLIFMDMRMPVMDGYAATRKIKQQAVENLANKHSSVKIIALTASAFEEEKSSILAAGCDDIIYKPFPEAIMFEKIAQHLQVSYLYEDNFETKELASESNQIDFSALQALPEAWLGEIEEAAIALDEPKLIKAIEKIQLQNPRLALALQTYINNFEYHKILAAITANNSANSNRGSNLPNDEWIANLKEAICGADFETIGNLIAQIKQENVTLAQRLQVYLDNFEYEKILTAINE from the coding sequence ATGAAATCATTTCACCCCGAAAAATTCCTGATCTTAGTCGTAGACGATATCCATCAGAACCTGATTGTAATTGGTAATATGCTCGAACAAGCAGGTTACGAAACTACATTTGCTACTCACGGAGAGCAAGCCCTAGGGCGCGTAGCGAGCGCAAAGCCAGACTTAATTTTGCTCGATTTCATGATGCCAGACATGAATGGGATTGAAGTCTGTCAAAAGTTAAAAGCTAATCCCCAACACTGCGAAATTCCGGTTATTTTCCTCACCGCCAGTAACGAGCAAGAAGATTTAGTAGAAGCATTTGAAAGTGGAGCCGCAGATTATATCTGTAAGCCCTTTCGTTCCTCAGAGGTACTGGCGAGAATCAAAACCCACCTGAATAACCGTAATTTGCAAAAAGCCTTAGAGAAACAAAAAAACGAGCTAGAGAAACAAATCGAAGATCGTCTGGCGGCAGAAGCACGACTCCGAATCGTGGAGCGAGCGATCGCGGCTTCTAGTAATGGAATTTTTGTCACTGATGCTCGCAGACCAAGTCAGCCAATAATTTACGTGAATTCAGGTTTTGAGCGGATGACAGGTTATACAGAAGCCGAGATAATTGGCAAAAATTTGCGCTTTTTACAGACAATTGAAACTGAAAAAGTTGCTCAACTCGAACAAGCCATGCAAGTAGGGAAAGATTATGACCTAGAACTACAAATTTTTCACAAAGACGGGACTTTATTTTGGAGCGAATTAAGTCTTTCTCCAGTCTACGATCGCGAAGGTAACTTAACTAACTTTATTGGCGTCCAGGTAGATATCACCGAGCGCAAATTTGCTGAGTTAGAACTGCAACAGGCAAAAGAAGCAGCAGAAGCCGCTAACCGAGCCAAAAGTGCCTTCTTAGCCAATATGAGCCACGAATTACGCACGCCGTTAAATGCGATTATCGGCTTTGCCCAATTGCTACGGCGCGATTGCCAACTAAGTTTGAAACAGCAAGAAAACCTCCGCACGATCGCTAGCAGTGGCGAACATTTGCTGAATTTAATTAACGACATTTTGGACTTATCAAAAATTGAAGCGGGACGCATTAATCTCAATAAAACCAACTTTAATTTACGGCAAATGCTAGAGGAACTGCGAGAAATGTTCCAGCTAAGAGCGAGACAAAAAGGTTTGCAGTTAAAATTCAACCTAGCCCCGAATTTGCCTGTGGGGATCGATAGCGATCGCGTCAAGCTGCGCCAAGTGTTAATTAACTTGCTGGGTAATGCTGTCAAATTTACTCAGGTTGGTGAGGTGAGTTTAACCGTGGAAAGCTTTCCCGCCAGGTTATTAGAGAATTACAAGCAAACAGAGAAGGATGTAGCGATCGTCTGTACAGTGCGGGATACTGGAGTTGGTATTGCTGGCGATGAATTAGAAAATTTATTTAATCCTTTTGTGCAGACTAAATCTAGTCTTAACAGTAACGAAGGAACCGGTTTGGGTTTAGCAATTTCTCGCAAATACGTTCAACTGCTCGGCGGTGATATCCAAGTTATTTCCGAAGAAGGAAAAGGCTCGATTTTTAGATTTCAGATAATCGTTACTCCAGTAGAAAAAGAAAGGATTGAAACAAAAACTTTCTCTCGGAAGGTACTTGCTCTGGCTCCCAATCAACCTCAAACTAAGATTTTAGTAGTAGACGATCGAGCTACAAACCGTCAATTGCTAGTGCAGTTACTCAGCGAAGTCGGTTTTCAAGTTCAAGAAGCAGCAAATGGAGAAGAAGCAATAGCTTGTTGGCAAAAATATTCTCCAGATCTAATTTTTATGGATATGCGAATGCCCGTCATGGATGGCTACGCAGCAACCAGAAAAATCAAACAACAAGCAGTGGAAAATTTGGCAAATAAGCACTCTTCAGTCAAAATTATTGCCCTGACAGCGAGTGCCTTTGAGGAAGAGAAAAGTTCGATCTTAGCCGCCGGGTGCGATGATATTATTTACAAGCCATTCCCCGAAGCAATTATGTTTGAAAAAATCGCTCAACATTTACAAGTTAGTTATCTTTACGAAGATAACTTTGAGACAAAAGAGCTAGCGAGTGAGTCAAATCAGATCGATTTTAGCGCTTTGCAAGCATTGCCCGAAGCTTGGTTAGGGGAAATAGAGGAAGCAGCGATCGCGTTAGACGAACCTAAACTAATTAAGGCGATCGAAAAAATCCAACTTCAAAATCCCCGTTTAGCTCTGGCGCTGCAAACTTATATCAACAATTTTGAATACCATAAAATTTTAGCAGCAATTACCGCTAACAACTCAGCAAACTCTAATAGAGGATCGAATTTACCTAACGATGAATGGATTGCCAATCTCAAAGAAGCAATTTGCGGCGCTGATTTCGAGACAATTGGCAACTTAATCGCACAAATTAAGCAGGAAAATGTAACTTTAGCTCAACGCCTTCAAGTATATCTGGATAATTTCGAGTACGAAAAAATCTTAACGGCGATAAATGAGTAA
- a CDS encoding DUF433 domain-containing protein yields the protein MQLEDYFNFLDPDDIRIKGHRLGIDNILEYFLDGYTPEEIAAIYPELQLEKIYATITYYLHNRSEIDAYLLRLRQWREKRYQKSLENPSPIAQRIRKIKAQRAN from the coding sequence ATGCAACTCGAAGATTACTTTAACTTTCTTGATCCCGACGACATTCGGATCAAAGGACATCGCCTTGGCATCGATAACATACTAGAATATTTTCTCGACGGATATACACCAGAAGAAATTGCTGCTATCTATCCAGAATTACAATTAGAAAAAATTTATGCCACTATTACCTATTATTTGCACAATCGGTCGGAAATTGATGCTTATCTCCTTCGTTTGCGGCAATGGCGAGAAAAACGCTATCAAAAATCGTTAGAAAATCCCTCACCAATAGCACAACGCATCAGAAAAATTAAAGCACAACGAGCCAATTAA
- a CDS encoding J domain-containing protein, producing the protein MIATIEELLLALFLFGFCFCGASVALTGRSRSQPKIVTQLGLTSTGESKLRLTGEFFEFACGLEDAPATALTGQFYQLAIALMSPLACLWEDAPATALTGQFYQLAIALMSPLACRLEDAPATALKGQAYQLMSPLMSPLACRLEDAPATALKGQFYQLMSDFACPWEDAPISSLKGQAYQLMSPLLSPFACPWEDAPISSLKGQAYQLMSPLLSPFACCWEDTPATAFTGQVCQLTSAFACPVADIPAKVLFPQAEQLISSLNNSTTIPKVTIHNLKELELILQENSPWWTVLGVKANANHLQVETAYKKLIRKWHPDLNRHPKATEATSRINVAYEDYKLIYAAQVVENKAIKKNYLHSLLQVLRKLIVPRIYR; encoded by the coding sequence ATGATTGCCACAATTGAGGAGTTGCTGCTAGCTCTATTCTTATTCGGTTTCTGTTTTTGTGGTGCATCTGTAGCCTTAACTGGGCGATCGCGATCGCAGCCGAAGATCGTCACTCAACTAGGATTAACTTCAACTGGTGAGTCAAAGCTGAGACTTACAGGAGAATTTTTTGAGTTTGCTTGTGGGTTAGAGGATGCACCAGCAACAGCGTTAACAGGTCAATTCTACCAACTGGCGATCGCGTTAATGTCTCCTTTGGCTTGTCTTTGGGAGGATGCACCAGCAACAGCGTTAACAGGTCAATTCTACCAACTGGCGATCGCGTTAATGTCTCCTTTGGCTTGTCGCTTGGAAGATGCACCAGCAACAGCGTTAAAAGGTCAAGCTTACCAATTGATGTCTCCTTTGATGTCTCCTTTGGCTTGTCGCTTGGAAGATGCACCAGCAACAGCGTTAAAAGGTCAATTCTACCAATTAATGTCTGATTTCGCTTGTCCTTGGGAAGATGCACCTATTAGTTCCTTAAAAGGTCAAGCTTACCAATTAATGTCTCCTCTGCTGTCTCCTTTTGCTTGTCCTTGGGAAGATGCACCTATTAGTTCCTTAAAAGGTCAAGCTTACCAATTAATGTCTCCTCTGCTGTCTCCTTTTGCTTGTTGCTGGGAAGATACACCTGCTACTGCTTTCACTGGTCAAGTTTGTCAACTAACAAGTGCTTTTGCTTGTCCGGTGGCAGATATACCGGCAAAAGTTCTTTTTCCTCAAGCCGAACAACTAATTTCTAGTTTAAATAACTCAACCACAATCCCAAAAGTTACTATTCATAATCTCAAAGAATTAGAACTCATTCTTCAGGAAAATTCTCCTTGGTGGACAGTTTTAGGAGTAAAAGCAAATGCTAACCATCTCCAAGTTGAAACTGCTTATAAAAAATTAATTAGAAAGTGGCATCCTGACCTAAATCGCCATCCCAAAGCAACGGAAGCAACTTCACGAATTAATGTAGCTTACGAAGATTATAAATTAATTTATGCTGCCCAAGTAGTTGAAAACAAAGCTATTAAGAAAAATTATTTACATTCGTTACTTCAAGTTTTGCGAAAGTTGATCGTTCCCAGGATTTATCGTTAA
- a CDS encoding WGxxGxxG family protein yields the protein MKLSNLSKLAGASLLAASLAVFPAISPAQAQIDPEPEIYDDELYDEGYYDDDFDWGWLGLFGLIGLAGLAGRKKRKETVYNDPVVGDREVTTTNYPDYRR from the coding sequence ATGAAACTTTCTAATTTATCTAAGTTAGCCGGAGCTAGTCTCTTAGCTGCTAGTTTAGCAGTTTTCCCGGCGATTTCTCCCGCTCAGGCACAAATCGATCCAGAACCAGAGATTTATGACGATGAATTGTATGATGAAGGATACTATGACGATGACTTTGACTGGGGCTGGCTGGGTTTGTTTGGTTTAATTGGATTAGCTGGTTTGGCTGGTCGCAAAAAGCGTAAAGAAACTGTTTATAATGATCCTGTAGTTGGCGATCGCGAAGTGACGACTACTAATTATCCTGATTATCGTCGGTAA
- a CDS encoding adenylate/guanylate cyclase domain-containing protein, whose protein sequence is MNNEDNSTKLGDDFARKTTERLRADILVVDDTPANLRLLVTCLRQKGYKVRPVTDGYAALKAVQHFQPDLILLDILMPNLNGYQVCEQLKANPETKEIPIIFLSALNEALDKAKGFQVGGVDYITKPFQIEEVLARVKNHIYQRLLQKQLREQAQILQKQNQRLQATIRESKLLEEKLLAAEKKMRGVFEAMTDIVIVVNFQANQVGNIDILPTNAVCIDASSTDIINQTIEQFFQPETASPWLSIFQQVLTTKQTNHLDYSIETEEKLVWLAAAISPFDEESVILAARDISDRKQAESALRIAEQRYHSIVENAIDGIFQSTPEGHYLNVNPALARIYGYKSPQELIQSVENIDRQIYVDPNSREEFKAAIAANNSVSGFESQVYRRDGSIIWISETARAVKNDTGKLLYYEGIVSDITERKLAQKALELQKAQTEQLLLNILPQPIADRLKTGESPIADQFEEVSVLFADLVGFTQFSAQKKPTELLEFLNEIFSEFDQLASNHSLEKIKTIGDAYMVVGGLPIPRPDATAAIAKMALDMQSFLADFNLKKQQNFSLRIGIHTGAVVAGVIGMSKFIYDLWGDTVNIASRMESSGIPGKIQVTSAVYERLKTQFNFEQRGKISVKGKGEMLTYLLIDRL, encoded by the coding sequence ATGAACAATGAAGACAACTCAACCAAACTAGGTGATGATTTTGCTCGAAAAACAACTGAGCGTTTGAGGGCAGATATTTTGGTAGTAGACGATACGCCAGCTAACTTGCGCTTGCTAGTTACTTGTTTGCGACAAAAAGGCTACAAAGTGCGACCTGTAACTGATGGGTATGCAGCTTTAAAAGCAGTGCAGCATTTTCAACCTGACTTAATTTTATTAGATATTTTGATGCCTAATCTCAACGGTTATCAGGTTTGCGAACAACTGAAAGCTAACCCAGAGACAAAAGAAATTCCGATTATTTTTCTCAGTGCGCTCAATGAAGCCTTAGATAAAGCTAAAGGTTTTCAAGTTGGTGGGGTAGATTATATTACTAAACCTTTCCAAATTGAAGAAGTCTTAGCTAGAGTTAAAAATCACATTTACCAGCGTTTATTGCAAAAACAATTACGAGAACAAGCCCAAATTCTTCAAAAACAAAATCAACGATTGCAAGCCACAATTCGCGAAAGTAAGTTGTTAGAAGAAAAGTTGTTGGCTGCGGAGAAAAAAATGCGTGGCGTATTTGAAGCAATGACGGATATTGTGATTGTTGTGAATTTCCAAGCAAACCAAGTTGGTAACATCGATATTTTACCAACTAATGCAGTTTGCATCGATGCGTCGAGTACGGATATTATTAATCAAACCATCGAACAATTTTTTCAACCAGAAACTGCTAGCCCGTGGTTGAGTATTTTTCAGCAAGTTTTAACCACCAAGCAAACCAATCATTTAGATTACAGTATTGAAACTGAGGAAAAATTAGTTTGGTTAGCCGCCGCAATTTCGCCCTTTGACGAAGAATCAGTAATTTTAGCAGCGCGAGATATTAGCGATCGCAAACAAGCAGAATCAGCTTTACGCATCGCCGAACAAAGATATCACAGTATTGTCGAAAACGCGATCGACGGCATTTTTCAATCGACTCCTGAAGGACACTATCTTAACGTTAATCCCGCATTAGCCAGGATTTACGGCTACAAGTCTCCTCAAGAATTAATTCAAAGTGTGGAGAATATCGATCGGCAAATCTATGTCGATCCTAACTCTCGCGAAGAATTTAAAGCCGCGATCGCCGCTAATAATTCTGTTTCCGGCTTTGAATCTCAAGTTTATCGTCGAGATGGTAGCATTATCTGGATTTCGGAAACTGCCCGTGCGGTTAAAAATGATACAGGCAAGCTATTATACTACGAAGGCATTGTTTCCGACATTACCGAACGTAAACTAGCTCAAAAAGCCTTAGAACTGCAAAAAGCACAAACCGAACAACTACTACTCAATATTTTACCTCAGCCGATCGCCGATCGCCTGAAAACTGGTGAAAGTCCGATCGCCGATCAATTTGAAGAAGTTAGCGTCCTTTTTGCAGATTTAGTCGGATTTACCCAATTTTCTGCCCAAAAAAAACCTACTGAGTTACTAGAATTTTTGAATGAAATTTTTTCCGAATTTGACCAACTAGCCTCTAACCACAGCTTAGAAAAAATCAAAACCATCGGCGACGCATACATGGTAGTTGGTGGTTTACCCATTCCTCGCCCTGATGCTACTGCCGCGATCGCCAAAATGGCACTCGATATGCAATCTTTTTTAGCTGATTTTAACCTTAAAAAACAACAAAACTTCAGTTTGCGAATTGGTATTCATACAGGCGCTGTCGTCGCTGGCGTGATTGGGATGAGTAAGTTTATTTACGATCTTTGGGGCGATACGGTTAATATTGCTTCTCGCATGGAATCTAGCGGAATCCCAGGAAAAATTCAAGTAACTTCTGCTGTTTACGAACGCTTAAAAACACAATTCAACTTTGAACAACGAGGCAAAATTTCCGTTAAAGGTAAAGGCGAAATGCTTACTTATTTGCTGATCGATCGACTTTAA